Genomic DNA from Chaetodon auriga isolate fChaAug3 chromosome 18, fChaAug3.hap1, whole genome shotgun sequence:
gaaaaaacattaacattatgGCCTCCTACATGCATCATTGCAGTTTTCTCAGGCAGAAAATGGGCTTTCAAACCTCTGAGCAAGGTTCAGATAATTCCCTTTAGGTTTCCAGGTTTTAGTGACGCTGTCTATTTCACAAGCTATTCCCTTGTAGAGGAAAAAAGTTCATGGACGCGATATTTCTCTGTCAAATTGCGGGAGGAAGACAGGGCAGGGAGGCAGGGTCAGTGATGGAGCGCTCTGCCCTGAGAGGCACGGAGTGACTTGCAGTCATAAAGGGAGAGACACTCAGTGAAATGGAAGGAATCTCATTTTGCTGCCCCATTTTCACAAGTGTCATTATCGTACACCTCAATGTCCTGGAGACTGGAGGCATCTGTATCATCCCCTGCGCTGCTCTCACTGTTCCTGAAGGTGAAAGTTCCTATAAAGGGATAAAGACTGTCTGTGAACAGGTCTCTGATATTGTAATAAGGGAGTTCTGGGTCTTGTCTCTCAGGTTTAGTGATACACTGTCCCTCCATGGCTTTGTTTCTTTGATAGTACTTTGAAAACTTAttgaagatgatggtgatgggCAGAGCCACCACTAACAAACCACAGATGATGCACAACGTGGCCACAATCTTGCCCGCCAGCGTCACTGGGCACGTGTCACCATAACCTACTGTGGTCATGGTGATTGTAGCCCACCACCAGCCCGAAGGGATGGTCCCCAAATCTGTGGactcttcttccttctctgcAAAGTAAATGAGGGCAGAAAAGATGGAGATCCCCAccgagaggaagagaaggagcagaCCCACCTCCTGGTAGCTGTGGCGGATGGTGGCACCCAGCGCTCGCAGCCCAATGGAATGGCGAGCCAGTTTGAGGATTCGGAGAATCCTCATGAGGCGCAGAACCTGCACCACCTTCCCCACGTTTTCTAGGTCCGCATTCTCCTCCGTACTGTCCTCGTCGCCTGTTTCCAGAGCTAAAGTAGCGTAAAATGGCAAAATGGAGGCAACATCGATGATGTTTAAGGGGTTCCCGAGGAACTTCCTGCAGGAAGGCGCTACAATCAGCCTGATGATGAACTCAGCGGAGAAGCAGGCAATGCAGACCACCTCTAAGATGGTGAGGACAGGGTTCTCTATGGGTTTCTCATTGTTGTCCACACGCTGAAACTCAGGCATGCTGTGGACACACATGGCAACAATAGAGGTCAACACCATGCTGAGGGAGGCCACGGCGATGATCTTTGAAGCTCTTGAGTGACCTGGATCCTCCAGCCTGAGCCAAACATAGCTCCTCACCTCTGCACACCAGGCACCTTTGAACTTGGCCAGGTCTTTATCGAGAGCGGAGAGCTCCTCAAAGGAAGAGTCGAAGCTCGGCTGCTGCTGGTCGTCGCTCCTGACGTCCCAGTCTCTGTCCTCGATGTACTCCTTCCTCTCGTGGTACCAGTTGTTACAGCACTGGCTCAGGTGGAACTCCGGGATGCCCCAGTACTCGATCTCCTGGCTGAAGGAGAAGACGCACAGCTCCTCCATCATGTGGATGCGTCCCGTGTGGTAGAAGTTGAGCACGCACAGGAAAATCCGGGGATTCCTGTCGAAGTAGTACTCCTTCTCGCTCGGGCTGTAGTCATCACACAGCTCCAGGATCGCCGCCTCGCTTTGGCAGCGCAGCAGACGAGCCAGGCGAGTGTGAGGGAATCGGAGCAGCGTGTCCGGATCCACTTTGTGTCGTACCCCTCCCACGTTGAGGTGGACCTGGTCTTCCTCATTCCCCTGCTGGTGGAGGATTTGCCCATACCCCATGGTCCTGATGACACACGCAGAAACATTATGACGAGAAACGGAGTCTGTCagttttatagatttttttaacAACAAGAAAATGCCACACAACTGAACTGTCAGGACTGCAATTGGACATTTATGTGGAGAGACCTCTTTCAGGACATGTCTGGCTGCACAGTTCAGAGAACACATTAGTCCtctgaagtaaaaaaaaatcaatacagcacacacaggaaatgggTTGAGCTGGAGTGAGTGAAGAGGCGTGAGGTACTGTCACTTCTCTGAGGACTCAAGTACACGATTCTCACCAGGAGAATCAAATTACAGAGCGGACCAGACTAACTCAGAGGAAACAAGAGGCAACAAGTtgaaactgaacacacacatcattataAGCCACTGTTAGTCTGTTTTCCAGCATGTGtagatttctgtctctttaaatTCAGAGCAACATGCTGACTTTTGCATCCAACACCAAACCCTGTTTGCAAGTCTGTTACTTTTAGTTTTACTAGAACTGAATGCAAAACATAAAGCTCTCACATACCTGCACTTGGAGCCTTTCTTTCcatgaaaatgacttttatcCGGGTGGTTTAGTGTTCACATTCTGGTTCAAAGCCAGACACAGCAGGTTGGTGGAGGGAGGAGTGCGTTGCTGCAGCTTCGCGGACGGGACAAGAAGAGCTGGAGGCAGGACAGCGGCTGCTTGTTCCCTTTTACAGGGAACAGGGAGgggcaagagaggaggagaggaggagaggaggaggaggaggagggagggagaccgTACAGTTGTAGGAACACCCTGTGAGAAATGACTGTAATATTACATAGTCGCTTTTTAGAGTTGATTATATCACAGTGTGTCTAAAGGAAGCTGTAGTTCTGTTGTGATATTTAACCTCTGTGATTTATTATCAGATCATTGGCTTTCTTTTACTGAGGAGTGCACTCGCAGTTATTTTATGCatgtttatgttattttttttaaatttgcactTTGGATTAATGTGAAACCAAAGTGACTAACAGCAGCTGACCACAGCTTGCCTGCatgctggagggaggaaagtAAGTAAAATCACACTCCGACGTTTCAGTCCTCTGTGAGAAAGCACTGCTGGCAGGATGACTGCCAAACCAGGCGGTAACACTGTGTTTGGCAGCAAAGGGGAAATGCAACATAGTAGTAGGAAAACATTAGGGGAAAAAGCTGTTGTGAGTGCTGTTTGACAATTTGTAATCTGTGAAATGATTTGGCAAGTTTTTCCATCCCTGATTTTATTACCCCACATGCTCTGCTTAGACTTCTTCTTCCTTAAAGCACCAAATTTCCTCTGTTCTTCTACCTAAAATGAATATGCCATTTTaacatttctctgtctcattaaGGTAAACACACGTCTGGGTTTGTAGATTAAAGTTGTGAATTACTAATTGGGAAAAGCAGGGACTGACCCACAGATTCACTGCTGTGACTTGCACGTTGGTCAGAAATCCTTTAAACTGGCCCGACTTAAATACAATCTTGTGGTCCTATGAGAAAGTTTTTAGAGCTCAACTATTCGTCGATCAACATAAGATTAATTAGTATCTCTTGCTGCAAATTTGCTGATCTTCCTCTTCTATTACTATTATCATTGCCCAaatatgtgtacacatacatggAGTCTGACTCGGCACAGGAATAGACACCCAACTAAGAACAAGCACAACAAATACTGAACATAAGAAggtaaagaagaataaggaatGGTCAGGAGTGCACACTGTGAAAAAGATGTATTGTTACATGTCAGGTGTGTAGATACACATATAAATCACCAATGACCAACAACATAAATAACAATCTATATTCAAGTCCAGTATTCTCggttttaaaaaatacatactGAAGATGATCAAAGATCGTCATTTCAAGGGTGAAGGTGGAGATGTATGGTTGTGGTTGAGGGCGGGAGGGTCTTTTTATTGATTtgcatgtgttgttttaaaCTCTTTTTAATTCTTCACTGACTCAAAGACAggacatttgtttgttttggttttacaccTCATTATTTGAGGTTTTTTGTTGTACTGTGACCATATTTTATtccacattttatttccattctTCATAACAATAGTTTATAATGTATTTTAATAAATAACTTGATTTATTGTCgaagctgtaaatgtttatgatgACAAAATTCTACTAAAATTCCCTTCTTTAGATTTAAGTCAGCTAGGATAATCAACCTCTTTGTCGTGCCTGTTGAGTCACATTACAAGACACTGGTCCACACAATTATCCTCATCAGGCAGTAATAGGATCCACCTGTGTGTGGTTGCATTTGTTGAGCAGGAACCTCCTTCGCCCTTCCCAAAGGGTTGGCCTGCAGAGTTTACTGCTGCCTCAAACTTCATTAAAAACTGCAAATACGAGGACTCAGGGGTTACCAGTTTCCCAGCTCTCGTGCCATGGGTCGTGTAGTTGGATTGGGGTTTGTAGTGTCGTTTTTAATCCTTGGTTTTCACCCaaagtttcacatttttattggTGCTTTTGACTGATGATTCAATCCCTCTCAGGTGGTTAATACTCCTGATGGCAGTTGTAAACACAGAGGCTCAAAAGAAGCCGTCGCTAAGTAAGTGTTTTTGGTGTTATTTTCCCTAAACAGTCACTTCATTACAGTATGATTTTAATCATATTATGTGCTGCTTGCTACATAAATGTTTACTCCAGATATCCAGTCAAAGTGCTTGGGGAATGTCATGCGTGTGGACGTCGGACCACTTGGAGGAAATCTTCTTGAAGTTGCTGCTGTCATCAGTAAGCTGGCATTTCtgaatttattgtttttctctgtctaatgtttcctctctgactgccctcttccctctctcctcagaTAACTCTGCCATCCTTCTTACACCAAGCTTAGCTTCTGAGTGCGGCTTCAGTATGAAGATAGACCAGCTGGGGAACGCCATGATCTATGCCTCTCTTCAAAACTGTTTTGCTCAAAATGTGGTAATGAGACCGGAGATACCATTTTGCAgagcagcaccaaatgtgtTCTTTAATGCGGTAATCATTTTGAGTCTTATTTCCGTGTGTTTGCAGGAAGATGGAGCATTCACAACAACATTAAATCTTCGACTGTATGGGAACCGGATGTTTGAAGACGAGCTGTACCAGGTGGCTGAAACCTGCCACTACACCACCTGGGCCTCCAGGGAAATTGTCTGTGACGGCAGCTACATGGAGGCAAGCGAATGCAGCAGGACTCTCAGGGGTCATGTTGCAGTCTGTATGATAAGAGGCTCTATGAGCATCAAGGCCGGTGCATTTGCTGTCACtgcagatgagagagggagagattgatTATCACTTATGGAGTGCCCTCATTTCTAGGTGTCTGTGAAAAGGGCAGCTCCAGAAGATTATACCCTGCCTGAACATCCCATCCCAGCGGCTAATACAAAGTTTGGTGATCCCCGACGAGCTGCTGAGGTTTCATGAGTTCATTTGGTCCATTTTTAATATTCTGGAAacgtctttttctctgtttaatggCGTTTCTTGATAATTGCCTTGCAGAGACGGCTTTTAGACGCAGGGTTCAGAATCACAACGCTGGTGTTCTTCACCCCCGAGGAGAGGATTATGAAGGTGGCTGAAGCCCAGAGAAGTGGATATGGGATTGCAAACAGTGCTACAAGGCTGCTTCTGAGAAGTCCCAAGACTTCACCCGAGACATACACCCAGAATGTAAGTGGACCGCAGTTCGCTGCCTTTCAAACAAGCCTGATATCTTACTCCTCAGGAAGGCTCTGGTTAAATTACTTGTAGCCCATTAGATAAGTCACTACTTGCTTACACTTGCAGCCAGGAACCTATTGGATTTAGATCAAATAATGTAATCAGACTGCCTTTAAATGGATTAACATTTGGCACAGTTAAATCCATTGGTAGGCTACTTTTGTATTTACATACCCCCTTATGTTGAATTACCTGAATCTTTAGGAACAAGTCTTTTGTTCCAGCAGTATGAATGAATACTAAATGGACTAAACAAAGCATTTGTACATAATGTTCTGTAACCTCGCCCCGCAGGTAGCAGGGGTGCCCATGACCGTGCTCAAAACCTCGGTAATCTTTGAAAAGAAGTGGCTGGCAACTCAGATcgatgctgcagctgcttgccCATCACTGGAGGGTAATGAGCATGTTTGGAGAACAGCAGGCAGGCCTGTGGCTACCACTGAGGTCATGCCTCTTTACTCTGAAAATGCAAGGTTTAGCAACTGGGAGGGAGTTTACAGTCAACCATttatcttgcatgtttttttttttttttttttttttttggggggggggggggttaattgGCTGATTCCAGTATTTTTAGACTTAATGTATTCAGATTTGACCACTATGAGGCTGATATATTCTCTTTCCTGCTGAATTGGATGAGGAGAATGATACCACACATGTCTGTGCAGTAGACATGTGCACATTAGGTTTTGTATAGTTTAAACAAATCGGTGTGGTGGTGGTCTTTAGAGGTATCGGTAGGTgggttttgttacctttgagCAGAGCTAAGCTAGCTGATTCCAAGCTAAGTGTCTCCTGACTGTGTCTTTTCACAGAATCATCTTTTCTAACTCTGCAACAATTACAGTTGAATGTATCCACGTTGGGTCTTTCCCTGTCTAAATGCTCtatgtgttttgtatttgtgtgcagGCGGTGTTTCATTCAATCAAAACACGATCGCCTGGTTCCTGCCGAGGCACATCGACCCTCTGATTTCCTCCAGTCAGTTTCAACTGCTGGAGGTTCACATGGGCATCAATGGCCAGAGGCTCAACCCTGCGGAGATGGCCGCCAGACAATACTCCCTTTCCGTCAATGACCTACACATCATCCTTCAAATTCCTATTGGCGCTGTCGGAGGCTACTTTAAGGTCATCACACAGCTCCTGTGAACATTTTAAATCTAGCTTCAGTATCAAGAGATCTTTGGCTTCTATAGAGAAAGATTCAGGGCTGAGCGTTTGTTTAATATGCATCCTTAAATTTGGGCTTGACAACATATCATTGAGGAAAGATCTTACTGAGGATATTTGTTTTGCAGAGTCATGTTCAGGATGGTCAATACTTCACTTATTATAATATTGAGCCGATGCTGGAGTTGCTCTGGACTGAAGACACTCACGAGGACACGCGATACAAAGTCCTCCTTCCCATTATGACCCCTTTACTGTCTCGACCTCTGCAAGTTATTGACAGTGAGTCTCATCTCAGTGATCTATGTGTTTCTTAAACATTGTCAGCAGccctcattcatttatttttgccCCACAGAAACTGTTCCCGAGGAGCGGACATTTAAAGTCCTGCTCGGGCCTTTCGCCTCTGATGTGGCACTAATGAACATTACCTTCCCCTCTGAGGTTTTGTCCGTGGCGGACTGCAGTGTCAGAGGCATTAATGTCCTGGAGCACATGTCCCCTAACAGCAGCTCCAAGGTCTTCACGCTTGAAGTGCCTTTCACGGACCCTGCCGTGCTGCAAAAGGTAAGTTGTACTCCACTTTTAGAAATGAAATGCCGTGTTTGGCTGCTTATCTCTCTGTATTTCCCCACAGAAAGAAATGGCGTTGACGGTCTACTCTCTTCACCTGACCTTCGGCTTGCTGGTCCTGCCGGAGTTTGCTCCGTTTTCTCACACTGCTTATCTGGAAGCTAAATTAACAgacatgggtgtgtgtttgtagatttatttatttaatgaagTATCAGTCTTGCTGTAATGTATAAGGTCAAAATGAAATGGTTTACAGCAGCTTAAGTAAAGAGAGGTGGCCTTGTTTGTCATCTTGGATGTAAACCAAAAGCTAAATCTCTGCAGTATcctttttaaaatctgtttttattctcccctgcagctcctccctctgtctctggagGCTGCGACTATCACAACTTCTATGTCCTTGTGAAATACGGGACTCGGGGCTTCAACTTTCAGACCATAGTGGGAAAACAAGTGTTGACCCCCAGTCTGGCTCAGCAGTACGGCTTCATGGAGAACGGAACACACTTAAGCTTCGCAGTGCCGTTTACGTCCCCCGATGTTGCGTTTGAAGTACGATCAGGATTTCTTGATCAAACTGATAAATGTTCTAGGATGTATCTTGTTTACATTGCTGTGAGAGATTAGCATCCTTCACATGgttctttcacttttctttgaTGTCCTCCCAGGCCATTCAGTCGTCGTACATCAGGACCAGACTCGATGTGGTTCTGAGGAATCTGGAAACCAACAAACTTATCAAAGAATTCTCGATGGCTTGCAATTACTTCTCAACACTGACTGGTTTGTTagaggaaaacacatttgttttgggttttttttacgCCTGACCAAACACTCAATGCATGCTAATGTCTGATCCTCGTCTTTCAGAGTGTTTTCCTAATGGAACCATAACAGCTCTGGCTGTGAAATTAGAGTCTGTTCCCAGTCTGAACCCCAGTCAGCTCACCCTCAGAGACCCCAAATGTGGTCCCTCCTACAGCGACGACCGCTATGCTTATTTTGTCTTCACTGCGAACTCCTGTGGGACGACCAGAAAGGtggcatgctgctgctgtcttcccCATGCGAACTGTTAACACTGAGATTGACTTAAAACtgagttgctgtttttttttccttagtTTTTGCCCAATAAgatgatgtatgaaaatgaaatctctCTGCCAGACGAGCTTGAAATGAAAAGGGAATCCAAGTCTGATGAGCCGGAATATGAGTGAGTGCCTTAAAacttattgtttcagctctgtttacCAGAAGATTAATCAGGAACTGTTCAAAACATTAAGagtcatttctttttcaaatgtaactcactttttcttcccctttttttaaGGTTAAAGGTTTCTTGTTACTATGACATCAACAAAACCCACGCTGTGGTCTTCCACACCAGACCTCGCAGGAGTGAACCATACGCTGAGAACGCAAGAGGCGAGCTGCAGGTTGCAATGAGACTTGCTTTGGGTGAGTTCTCACATATTTGTTTCCCAAcattagaaatattaaaaagcGCGGTGTTTATGGAAGAACTGGGGGAAATAAGACTTTCCTTTCATGTCAACCAATCGAACCATGGAACGCTTCATGGGTGATGGAAAGGGACGTAGATCTTTTCACCCTCTGCATGATGGAGGCTTTTGGTCAGAAAGTTGGCAGTGTCCTCGAAAGTCAGGAGGCAATCTCACAAATTGCTCTTGAACTAATTGTTTTTGGTCAAGTAATTGGACTTCTGACATCAAATTCATTGACTTTAAACCTAATTATCCTAATGACCAAGTTGGCAAGTGGGCCAATGTACTTTCAAGTTGAATTCACTCACTTCATTTGTATCATATGTCTGTAAGTTCTGTGTGCAGGCCATTCATGTTGCTGTCTGACTCCTTGACAGTTCAGCTCAACACGTTCTGTCTCTCTACAGACGACTCCTACACCGTGTTTCACCATGATGAGGCTTATCCCATAGCAAAGTACCTACAACAGCCTCTGTATTTTGAGGTGGAGCTGATGAGGTCTACAAACCCCAGTGTGTCACTGGAGCTGGAGAACTGCTGGGCGACACTCTACGCCGACAGGATGTCCCAACCCAGGTGGAACCTCATCATTAACGGGTAACTCCTTAATCATGGGTGGCTGGGTCGCTTGCCCCCAAGTACAAGATGTATCTGTcaatcagtctttttttttttttttttttctcttcataaTGGACATGGTGACCAACAAGGCATGAGCTCaatcagcctcttttttttttcctgcctcccTTTCAGCTGTGCAAACCCAGTGGACCCCTACCAGGTGATCTTCCATCCTGTTTGGGCCGATTCCAGAGTTCAGTATCCCTCTCACTTCAAGCGCTTTGAGATCCTGATGTTCGCCTTCGCAGACGACCAAGATAACTTGAGTGGCCAGGTAACTTCAGCTATAAGAATGCATTCTCCTTTTGTATTGACTCAGATATGGAAAGCTAATGTACAAAGCTGTAAATCAATCTGTTCATATCCTGTAGCTCTTTGTCCACTGTGATGTGGTGATCTGTGATGCCAAAAATCCACTGGGTGGAGCTTGTAGTAGGCAGTGTTCAACCCCGGAGAACAGAATAAAAGGTATGATGTCTCATTCTCACATTAAAGAAATGAATATCTTGTAAAGTGgctaagattttttttatttatttatttttttcttcttccacagGTCAAAGGCGTGCTGTCTCAGACGGCCTCAGTTTCAGACACGTGTCATCTGGACCCATACTTATAAG
This window encodes:
- the LOC143336503 gene encoding delayed-rectifier potassium channel regulatory subunit KCNS3-like — encoded protein: MGYGQILHQQGNEEDQVHLNVGGVRHKVDPDTLLRFPHTRLARLLRCQSEAAILELCDDYSPSEKEYYFDRNPRIFLCVLNFYHTGRIHMMEELCVFSFSQEIEYWGIPEFHLSQCCNNWYHERKEYIEDRDWDVRSDDQQQPSFDSSFEELSALDKDLAKFKGAWCAEVRSYVWLRLEDPGHSRASKIIAVASLSMVLTSIVAMCVHSMPEFQRVDNNEKPIENPVLTILEVVCIACFSAEFIIRLIVAPSCRKFLGNPLNIIDVASILPFYATLALETGDEDSTEENADLENVGKVVQVLRLMRILRILKLARHSIGLRALGATIRHSYQEVGLLLLFLSVGISIFSALIYFAEKEEESTDLGTIPSGWWWATITMTTVGYGDTCPVTLAGKIVATLCIICGLLVVALPITIIFNKFSKYYQRNKAMEGQCITKPERQDPELPYYNIRDLFTDSLYPFIGTFTFRNSESSAGDDTDASSLQDIEVYDNDTCENGAAK
- the LOC143336650 gene encoding uncharacterized protein LOC143336650; this translates as MGRVVGLGWLILLMAVVNTEAQKKPSLNIQSKCLGNVMRVDVGPLGGNLLEVAAVINNSAILLTPSLASECGFSMKIDQLGNAMIYASLQNCFAQNVEDGAFTTTLNLRLYGNRMFEDELYQVAETCHYTTWASREIVCDGSYMEVSVKRAAPEDYTLPEHPIPAANTKFGDPRRAAERRLLDAGFRITTLVFFTPEERIMKVAEAQRSGYGIANSATRLLLRSPKTSPETYTQNVAGVPMTVLKTSVIFEKKWLATQIDAAAACPSLEGGVSFNQNTIAWFLPRHIDPLISSSQFQLLEVHMGINGQRLNPAEMAARQYSLSVNDLHIILQIPIGAVGGYFKSHVQDGQYFTYYNIEPMLELLWTEDTHEDTRYKVLLPIMTPLLSRPLQVIDKTVPEERTFKVLLGPFASDVALMNITFPSEVLSVADCSVRGINVLEHMSPNSSSKVFTLEVPFTDPAVLQKKEMALTVYSLHLTFGLLVLPEFAPFSHTAYLEAKLTDMAPPSVSGGCDYHNFYVLVKYGTRGFNFQTIVGKQVLTPSLAQQYGFMENGTHLSFAVPFTSPDVAFEAIQSSYIRTRLDVVLRNLETNKLIKEFSMACNYFSTLTECFPNGTITALAVKLESVPSLNPSQLTLRDPKCGPSYSDDRYAYFVFTANSCGTTRKFLPNKMMYENEISLPDELEMKRESKSDEPEYELKVSCYYDINKTHAVVFHTRPRRSEPYAENARGELQVAMRLALDDSYTVFHHDEAYPIAKYLQQPLYFEVELMRSTNPSVSLELENCWATLYADRMSQPRWNLIINGCANPVDPYQVIFHPVWADSRVQYPSHFKRFEILMFAFADDQDNLSGQLFVHCDVVICDAKNPLGGACSRQCSTPENRIKGQRRAVSDGLSFRHVSSGPILIS